Proteins from a single region of Companilactobacillus farciminis KCTC 3681 = DSM 20184:
- a CDS encoding glycoside hydrolase family 65 protein, which yields MKPLYLKITEHHLVYSDDINTLNEGSFELDPKLELKQNFHNFKENISDAIDVIVIMNSPQTILKKNIFTYNNEAFDFGDELENIFHIPVINYADLENSDLNTVAEQEIDYSTWHLDYYGISHKKRQYGQESMQTIGNGFLGLRGTYLEAKANSDNYPATYAAGVFNQLATPVNNRNVINEDLINLPNAQYLSFKVDDGEFFKIDQKLIQESLRSLDLKSGILTITSLIKLADGKELKVVAKKIADLKNYHNYYLQYEIKPLNFSGNVTVISQIDASVVNSNVERYKNLAKKHLSVDNIENKNQETTLLAHTNQSNIKLAIKTDLRFPQIADAKYSVNNTDEIATQFIEFSVSEGKTYSIEKSVAIFTSLETQTDLEQVINQYHFITDFALNQQQAIKNWRQVWNKEDVTVTGDITAQKLLRLNSYSMTTAAQSNANKDLDASVGSRGLTGEGYRGHVFWDELFDMNFYILHAPQLVKYLLMYRYNRLGAAMDYASDYDYNGAMYPWQSGMYGDEQSQEVHLNPITNKWDPDNSRKQRHVSLAIAYNIWNYYNLSEDEEFMEQYGLEMLLQIAKFWIDMADFDEKTSKYSIENVMGPDEFHEGYPGNDDGGLKNNAYTNIMVSWLFKQITKMLHTQPIDSVKDNLKRTDFNPDYLDKMNSIRHNLKLDFEDDILGQFEGYFDLKELDFEKYRQQYGNISRMDRILKAHNDSPDNYKVAKQADTLMALFNIRENDFLDIMKDLGYPINNPNKFISDNIQYYIQRTTHGSTLSRIVYSMLLLKVNDDKQAWKLFYEALTSDYYDIQGGTTAEGIHLGVMGATLNVVTSYFAGIDYRGDQLQINPHMPKQWEKISFNMLFKGVKFSFEVTQDTITIVTDKDTEVQFIGKDLPLTANQEIELTY from the coding sequence ATGAAACCTTTGTATTTAAAAATTACTGAACACCACTTGGTCTACTCAGATGATATAAATACTTTAAACGAAGGTAGTTTCGAATTAGATCCAAAATTGGAACTTAAACAAAATTTTCACAACTTTAAAGAAAATATTTCCGATGCAATTGACGTAATCGTTATTATGAATTCTCCACAAACTATCTTAAAAAAGAATATCTTCACATATAATAATGAAGCCTTCGATTTCGGAGACGAATTAGAAAATATCTTTCATATCCCTGTGATCAATTATGCTGATCTAGAAAATTCAGATTTAAATACTGTAGCTGAACAAGAAATTGATTATTCAACTTGGCACCTTGACTATTACGGAATTTCACATAAAAAGCGTCAATATGGTCAAGAATCGATGCAAACAATTGGGAATGGTTTCTTAGGCTTAAGAGGTACTTATTTAGAAGCCAAAGCTAATTCTGATAACTACCCTGCTACTTATGCCGCTGGAGTTTTCAATCAATTAGCTACTCCCGTCAACAATCGTAACGTTATTAATGAAGATTTGATCAACTTGCCTAATGCCCAATACTTGAGTTTTAAAGTAGATGACGGCGAATTCTTCAAAATTGATCAAAAACTTATTCAAGAGTCCTTGCGTTCATTAGATTTGAAATCCGGTATCCTAACTATCACTAGCCTAATCAAATTAGCTGATGGTAAAGAATTAAAAGTAGTTGCCAAAAAAATCGCCGATTTAAAGAATTATCACAACTACTATTTGCAATATGAAATTAAACCTTTAAATTTCTCTGGCAACGTTACAGTCATTTCTCAAATTGACGCATCAGTAGTTAATAGCAACGTCGAACGTTATAAAAACTTAGCTAAAAAGCATTTATCAGTTGATAACATAGAGAACAAAAATCAAGAAACCACTTTATTAGCACATACCAATCAATCAAACATCAAATTGGCTATCAAAACTGATTTACGTTTCCCACAAATAGCCGACGCCAAGTACTCTGTCAACAATACTGACGAAATAGCCACTCAATTCATTGAATTCTCTGTTTCTGAAGGTAAAACTTATTCAATTGAAAAAAGTGTTGCCATCTTCACTTCTTTAGAAACGCAAACTGATCTTGAGCAAGTCATCAATCAATATCACTTCATTACCGACTTTGCCCTCAATCAACAACAGGCTATAAAAAATTGGCGTCAAGTGTGGAATAAAGAAGATGTTACCGTTACAGGAGATATAACGGCTCAAAAGTTACTACGTTTGAATAGCTACAGCATGACTACCGCCGCACAATCTAATGCCAATAAGGATCTTGATGCTTCAGTTGGTTCCCGTGGATTAACTGGTGAAGGCTATCGTGGTCACGTTTTCTGGGACGAACTCTTCGATATGAATTTTTATATCTTGCACGCTCCACAATTGGTCAAATATCTGCTCATGTATCGTTATAACCGTCTAGGAGCTGCGATGGATTACGCTTCTGACTATGACTATAACGGTGCCATGTACCCTTGGCAAAGTGGTATGTATGGCGATGAACAGTCACAAGAAGTTCACTTAAATCCAATCACCAATAAATGGGATCCCGATAATTCTCGTAAGCAGCGCCACGTTTCTTTAGCCATTGCCTACAATATTTGGAATTATTACAACCTAAGCGAAGACGAAGAATTCATGGAACAATATGGTCTAGAGATGTTACTTCAAATTGCTAAATTCTGGATCGACATGGCTGATTTTGACGAAAAAACCAGTAAATATTCAATTGAAAATGTAATGGGACCAGACGAATTCCATGAAGGCTACCCTGGTAACGACGACGGTGGTCTTAAGAACAACGCCTATACTAATATCATGGTCAGTTGGCTTTTCAAACAAATCACCAAAATGTTGCATACTCAACCGATTGACAGCGTTAAAGACAATTTAAAAAGAACTGATTTCAATCCCGACTACCTGGATAAGATGAATAGTATCAGGCACAATCTCAAGCTTGATTTCGAAGATGATATCCTAGGACAATTTGAAGGTTATTTCGACTTGAAGGAATTAGATTTTGAGAAATATCGTCAACAATATGGCAATATCTCTCGAATGGATCGAATCCTCAAAGCTCACAATGATTCTCCGGATAACTATAAGGTTGCTAAACAAGCTGATACATTAATGGCACTCTTTAATATCAGGGAAAATGATTTTCTCGATATCATGAAAGACCTAGGCTATCCTATCAACAATCCGAATAAATTTATCAGTGACAACATCCAATACTACATTCAAAGAACTACTCACGGATCAACTCTTTCCAGAATTGTTTATTCAATGTTACTGCTAAAAGTCAATGACGATAAGCAAGCTTGGAAACTGTTCTACGAAGCATTAACTAGCGACTACTATGACATCCAAGGTGGTACTACTGCCGAAGGAATCCATCTAGGTGTCATGGGTGCTACCTTAAATGTCGTTACATCATACTTTGCCGGAATAGATTATCGTGGCGACCAATTGCAAATCAACCCTCATATGCCAAAGCAATGGGAGAAAATTTCTTTCAATATGCTCTTTAAAGGTGTTAAATTCTCCTTTGAAGTTACCCAAGATACGATTACTATCGTGACTGACAAGGATACTGAGGTTCAATTTATCGGTAAAGATTTACCATTGACTGCCAATCAAGAAATTGAATTGACTTATTAA
- a CDS encoding phosphatase PAP2 family protein: MQKKSKKPIIITGILFLIFIFFTIMIKTIDVQPIGPEQSKIGFATLNQFIFNSFGVNLLWYDITDWLGIVAIVVALGFAILGLIQLIQRKSIWKIDLRILLLGVFYFIVVVFYIFFEFVIINYRPIILSQSLEASFPSSHTMIVICIMVTAMSQFHYYLQDKKVCLWTVEIASVLIIAVTVVGRLISGVHWFTDIVAGVLLSSALVTLYYSALKYVEEKENLK, encoded by the coding sequence ATGCAAAAGAAATCAAAGAAACCTATCATCATAACAGGAATTTTGTTCCTAATTTTTATATTTTTTACTATTATGATTAAGACCATTGACGTACAGCCTATCGGACCAGAGCAGTCTAAGATAGGATTTGCTACCCTTAATCAGTTTATATTTAACTCTTTTGGGGTGAACCTCCTTTGGTATGACATTACTGATTGGTTGGGTATTGTTGCCATAGTAGTTGCTTTAGGATTTGCAATTTTGGGATTAATCCAACTTATACAACGTAAGAGCATTTGGAAAATTGATCTACGCATTCTGTTGCTTGGTGTATTTTATTTTATTGTCGTTGTATTTTATATCTTCTTTGAATTTGTAATTATCAATTATAGACCGATAATTCTCTCTCAAAGTTTAGAAGCATCTTTTCCGTCTTCTCATACAATGATTGTAATTTGTATTATGGTTACGGCAATGTCGCAGTTTCATTACTATTTACAAGATAAAAAAGTTTGTCTATGGACAGTAGAAATAGCTTCTGTTTTGATTATTGCGGTAACGGTAGTAGGAAGACTTATATCGGGAGTTCATTGGTTTACCGACATCGTGGCAGGTGTTTTACTCTCATCAGCGTTGGTGACTCTCTATTATTCTGCCTTGAAGTATGTAGAAGAAAAAGAAAATCTAAAATAG